One Seleniivibrio woodruffii DNA window includes the following coding sequences:
- a CDS encoding caspase family protein → MKKFSFFAMAILMMLTFGCATRSDIPMVENTAVSPDRVAAVNLRAGIVLPDENMVKTKVSGSYTETIPAGKQIRSMAKKYYPYAFSSAVVVPAGSFPESVDVLISTDIQDYSYEGVQVAAGFGLKFRLNLGVKAVITDRNRMTVWETSARSVKESRAVVSPVIPVETLKAEVLSAAMAECFRKINEDISLSGELQTYASNMKKQTAPSRPQYAQQQAAVVQQVTAKVGGGGYLGVNIQAISTERQTAVARYTAMLGRTRMGLAGVEVVGVAPSSPAERAGLHVGDIIADAGGTLVSSPEAFVNFINSQAPQSKLTLYVIRDNRPSYFDVVLASAADPKAPPVQQAAAQREPEKTASETDENLPPLREDAYAVVIGIDYGGRKDIPGLKYASNDAQDVYNLLTDRRYGGIPKENTVLLLNENATRNSMVAAIRKIRTWDGYIYVYFSGHGAPITSGDKVTDAVIVPYDAVISDPDSLADTAVKISYLENMVDTSNAKGVMVALDACFTGSGKSITAKGGKPIVGMMAAPDLFRTTGSGRVIITSSAANQQSWEDDSEYRSGIFSHFFKEGLRGKAGKGVWVTINDIADYIKSNVAKTAFRLKGQEQDPQVVGSGDFTVGRNWEQYRLIDEETGRNKLKGLFEKGLINSTQLTKGLEELKKPVKSKLMDAFLKGRIDDKSFGELY, encoded by the coding sequence ATGAAAAAATTCAGTTTTTTTGCAATGGCAATATTGATGATGCTCACATTCGGGTGCGCAACCCGTTCTGACATCCCCATGGTCGAAAACACAGCCGTATCTCCGGACAGGGTTGCGGCGGTGAACCTGCGGGCGGGAATAGTTCTGCCGGATGAAAACATGGTTAAGACCAAAGTCAGCGGAAGCTACACAGAGACTATCCCTGCCGGAAAACAGATAAGGAGCATGGCGAAAAAATACTATCCCTATGCTTTCTCATCGGCCGTTGTGGTTCCCGCGGGCAGTTTTCCCGAAAGTGTGGACGTTCTGATATCCACCGATATTCAGGATTACTCCTATGAAGGTGTTCAGGTTGCGGCGGGATTCGGACTTAAATTCCGGCTGAATCTCGGCGTTAAGGCGGTTATCACCGACAGGAACAGAATGACGGTATGGGAGACCAGCGCCAGAAGCGTTAAGGAGAGCAGGGCGGTAGTGTCGCCAGTGATACCCGTTGAAACCCTCAAAGCAGAAGTGCTTTCCGCTGCTATGGCGGAGTGTTTCCGGAAAATAAACGAAGATATATCCCTTTCGGGAGAGCTTCAGACATATGCATCGAACATGAAAAAACAGACGGCTCCCTCAAGACCCCAATACGCACAGCAGCAGGCTGCTGTCGTTCAGCAGGTTACGGCTAAAGTCGGCGGCGGCGGATATCTGGGTGTAAACATTCAGGCCATAAGCACAGAAAGGCAGACGGCAGTGGCAAGGTATACAGCCATGCTGGGCAGAACCAGAATGGGGCTTGCCGGAGTGGAGGTTGTGGGAGTGGCACCGTCCAGCCCTGCGGAAAGAGCGGGACTGCATGTGGGCGATATCATAGCCGATGCGGGCGGAACCCTTGTATCCTCGCCGGAAGCTTTCGTAAACTTTATAAACTCACAGGCTCCTCAGTCAAAGCTGACCTTATATGTCATAAGAGACAACAGACCGAGCTATTTTGATGTTGTGCTGGCTTCGGCGGCTGATCCCAAAGCTCCGCCGGTTCAGCAGGCTGCTGCTCAGAGAGAACCGGAGAAAACAGCTTCCGAAACTGATGAGAACCTGCCTCCGCTCAGGGAGGATGCCTATGCCGTCGTGATAGGAATAGACTACGGCGGCAGAAAGGACATACCGGGGTTGAAATACGCATCGAATGATGCGCAGGACGTTTATAACCTCCTCACCGACAGAAGATACGGCGGTATACCCAAGGAGAACACAGTCCTTCTGCTGAATGAGAATGCAACCAGAAACAGCATGGTCGCCGCAATCCGCAAGATAAGGACGTGGGACGGATATATATATGTATATTTTTCAGGGCATGGTGCACCCATCACCTCCGGTGACAAGGTCACAGATGCCGTTATAGTCCCCTACGACGCAGTGATAAGCGATCCCGATTCGCTGGCGGATACAGCGGTTAAAATAAGCTATCTTGAAAACATGGTGGACACTTCCAACGCAAAAGGGGTCATGGTGGCTCTGGATGCCTGTTTCACAGGAAGCGGAAAATCCATCACAGCCAAGGGCGGAAAACCCATAGTGGGAATGATGGCCGCACCCGATCTTTTCAGGACAACAGGTTCCGGCAGGGTGATAATAACTTCGTCCGCCGCAAACCAGCAGTCATGGGAGGACGACAGCGAGTACAGGTCGGGTATATTCAGTCACTTCTTTAAGGAGGGACTGAGAGGCAAGGCGGGAAAAGGTGTCTGGGTGACCATAAACGATATAGCGGACTATATTAAGAGCAACGTTGCCAAGACAGCATTCAGGCTGAAAGGTCAGGAGCAGGATCCGCAGGTTGTCGGCTCAGGCGATTTCACCGTCGGCCGCAACTGGGAACAGTACAGGCTGATAGACGAGGAGACAGGGCGGAACAAGCTGAAAGGGCTGTTCGAAAAGGGTCTGATAAACTCGACACAGCTTACTAAAGGACTTGAAGAGCTTAAAAAACCTGTGAAATCAAAGCTGATGGACGCTTTTCTGAAAGGCAGGATAGACGACAAGAGTTTCGGTGAGCTTTACTGA
- a CDS encoding type II secretion system F family protein, producing the protein MQLYKIRLLDSNGKVLTKIVEVDRDEDIQSYVAGFGANVIGVSKLPPYAKLLRRKPKIKTSEVVEVIDNLHMIVKSGMPVNSGLMDLAADSDNPAMADMLNDLSQRVQSGLTFSKAMAKYEHVFTGMVVNLIRIGEETGQLDNTLKNAAEHLKKISDLRTKTKSALIYPSFAFVAMILVMVFWLIVVMPKMIEAFKSFNIDLPPTTRFIMWLSDFLQSYIVFIAVAVVGMIILNTFLRKTAVEYRFATDRLITRLPVFGHIVKNYNYAFIAEYIRLMISAGLPLYTALNIMEESLPNLVYKRSIGSARDMIASGRSFSAALAEQKMYPKIITRMVGIGEQTGNLDNQLGNVSEYYYYKVDTIANNISKMIEPIVIGVVGVFMLVIMIGLMGPIFTLISSMPT; encoded by the coding sequence ATGCAACTTTATAAGATCAGGCTGCTCGATTCCAACGGAAAGGTTCTGACCAAGATTGTGGAGGTGGATCGGGACGAGGACATACAGTCGTATGTCGCCGGTTTCGGAGCCAACGTAATAGGTGTGTCGAAACTTCCGCCCTATGCAAAACTTCTGCGTCGCAAACCTAAGATAAAAACCTCGGAGGTTGTCGAAGTCATAGACAACCTGCACATGATAGTCAAATCCGGCATGCCCGTTAACTCAGGCCTTATGGATCTGGCCGCCGACAGCGACAATCCCGCCATGGCAGACATGCTGAACGACCTCAGCCAGAGGGTTCAGTCCGGTCTTACATTTTCAAAGGCAATGGCGAAATACGAACACGTTTTCACGGGAATGGTTGTGAACCTCATCCGGATCGGAGAGGAGACGGGACAGCTTGACAACACCCTGAAGAACGCCGCAGAACACCTGAAAAAAATATCCGACCTGCGCACCAAAACAAAATCAGCGCTCATCTATCCCTCGTTCGCCTTTGTGGCGATGATTCTTGTCATGGTCTTCTGGCTCATAGTGGTCATGCCGAAGATGATCGAGGCTTTCAAATCGTTCAACATAGACCTGCCGCCGACAACCAGATTCATAATGTGGCTTTCGGACTTCCTTCAGAGCTATATAGTTTTCATAGCTGTTGCAGTGGTGGGGATGATCATTCTGAACACTTTTCTGCGCAAAACAGCTGTGGAATACAGGTTTGCCACCGACAGGCTGATAACCAGACTCCCAGTGTTTGGTCACATCGTAAAAAATTATAACTACGCCTTCATAGCGGAATACATCAGGCTGATGATATCCGCAGGTCTGCCGCTGTATACCGCCCTTAATATAATGGAAGAGAGCCTTCCGAATCTGGTCTATAAACGCTCCATAGGCTCCGCAAGGGACATGATAGCCAGCGGAAGGTCATTCTCCGCCGCACTTGCCGAGCAGAAAATGTATCCCAAAATAATCACCAGAATGGTGGGTATCGGCGAGCAGACGGGTAATCTGGACAACCAGCTCGGCAACGTCTCCGAATACTACTATTACAAAGTTGACACCATAGCCAACAACATCTCAAAGATGATAGAGCCGATAGTGATAGGCGTTGTCGGGGTGTTTATGCTGGTTATTATGATAGGATTGATGGGGCCTATTTTTACCCTCATCTCCTCCATGCCCACATAA
- a CDS encoding GspE/PulE family protein, whose protein sequence is MSKKTVGQLLKELGYVTEEQIQVALEVKKIRDRLLGEILIELSFVSPREIALVVAKQSGRPYIDINEHPPSKDALRLFDRSIAKQLEIIPLENRPEKLVVAVADPFNINTIDILKRKAGKEVDIYVCDRDSILKNIEINYFLLEKPIEEEISKILHRFVSSGSSGEIPQLLEHILNSAIITRATDIHISPEDIATHVFFRVDGILRHTFVFQRELHNPISSRIKILSNMDIAEQRLPQDGSMTHTFFDENFDIRVSTIPTIHGEGIVMRVLSKNVSLFNLDSLGFEKPTQARLEKQLARPHGILLVTGPTGSGKTTTLYASLRKINSLQRKVLTAEDPIEYKFPFIKQTQVNEKAGYTFARAMRAFLRQDPDVILLGEMRDEETAEMAMRAAITGHLVLSTLHTNDAVTAIPRLLEMNIKDYMIASGVGGILAQRLVRKVCIFCRKEASMKGSELLKMGIPEDMLNRNGISAEFDVNYMRGEGCEMCKGTGYSGRGVISELLEIDDEVGDLIVAGASPLKIYTKAVESGMIPILESGVLKMLKGITTPEEILRVAL, encoded by the coding sequence ATGTCGAAAAAAACTGTTGGTCAGCTTCTTAAAGAACTCGGATATGTCACCGAGGAACAGATTCAGGTCGCTCTGGAGGTTAAGAAAATCAGAGACAGACTGCTCGGTGAGATACTCATTGAGCTGTCGTTCGTTTCGCCCAGAGAGATAGCCCTTGTTGTTGCGAAGCAGTCGGGCAGACCATACATAGATATAAATGAACATCCGCCCTCAAAGGATGCCCTGCGACTTTTCGACCGCAGTATCGCAAAACAGCTTGAGATAATCCCTCTGGAGAACAGGCCGGAAAAGCTCGTTGTTGCCGTTGCCGACCCCTTCAACATCAACACAATAGACATCCTTAAACGAAAGGCCGGAAAAGAGGTGGACATTTATGTCTGCGACCGTGACTCCATCCTTAAGAACATTGAGATAAACTATTTCCTGCTGGAAAAACCCATCGAGGAGGAGATAAGCAAGATTCTGCACAGGTTCGTCAGCTCCGGTTCATCGGGAGAGATCCCCCAGCTGCTGGAGCACATCCTCAACAGTGCGATAATCACCCGTGCAACGGACATACACATATCGCCTGAAGACATCGCAACCCACGTCTTTTTCAGGGTTGACGGCATCCTCCGCCACACTTTCGTTTTTCAGCGTGAACTTCACAACCCCATTTCATCCAGAATAAAGATCCTTTCTAACATGGACATCGCCGAACAGCGTCTGCCGCAGGACGGTTCCATGACACACACCTTCTTCGATGAGAACTTTGACATCAGGGTTTCAACGATCCCCACCATCCACGGCGAAGGTATCGTTATGAGGGTGCTCAGCAAGAACGTTTCGCTGTTCAACCTCGACAGTCTGGGCTTTGAAAAGCCTACACAGGCAAGGCTTGAGAAACAGCTTGCCCGTCCCCACGGCATCCTTCTGGTCACAGGCCCCACGGGTTCTGGTAAAACCACGACCCTCTACGCCTCCTTAAGAAAAATAAACTCACTTCAGCGAAAAGTGCTCACGGCTGAAGACCCCATAGAATACAAATTCCCGTTCATAAAACAGACTCAGGTCAACGAAAAGGCGGGCTACACCTTTGCCCGTGCAATGAGGGCGTTCCTCAGGCAGGACCCCGACGTTATCCTCCTTGGCGAGATGAGGGACGAAGAGACCGCAGAAATGGCCATGCGTGCGGCCATCACAGGTCACCTCGTGCTCTCCACCCTCCACACGAACGACGCAGTCACTGCCATCCCCAGACTCCTGGAGATGAACATCAAGGACTATATGATAGCCTCCGGTGTGGGGGGCATTCTGGCGCAGAGACTTGTGAGGAAGGTCTGCATCTTCTGCCGCAAAGAGGCGAGCATGAAGGGGTCGGAACTGCTCAAAATGGGCATACCCGAAGACATGCTGAACAGAAACGGAATCTCCGCCGAGTTTGATGTGAACTACATGCGGGGTGAGGGATGCGAAATGTGCAAAGGCACAGGCTATTCCGGCAGGGGCGTCATAAGCGAGCTTCTGGAGATCGACGACGAGGTCGGCGACCTTATCGTGGCAGGCGCATCTCCCTTAAAAATATATACAAAAGCGGTGGAATCCGGTATGATCCCCATACTTGAATCAGGGGTTCTTAAGATGCTGAAAGGCATCACCACCCCCGAAGAGATTTTGAGGGTAGCTCTTTAA
- a CDS encoding proline--tRNA ligase, translated as MRYSRFFIPTLREVPAEAEVVSHKLMLRAGMIKKLASGIYSYLPLGLMVIRKVEDVVRRCMNEAGAIELLMPSVQPAELWKESGRWNYYGKELLRIKDRHDRDFCYGPTHEEVITDIVRSYISSYKNLPINLYQIQNKFRDEVRPRFGLMRGREFSMKDAYSFDMDDAGANLSYEKMYKAYCAVFEACGLKYKVVEADSGAIGGSFSHEFMVLAETGEDFVISCDSCDYSANLEKAICVNDHKKSGEELLPSEDVATPKAKTVEEVAAFLGMPAEKIVKTMIVRVDEKLVGIMVRGDHEMNEAKVKNYFNASVVELASHAEIEEATGGPLGYSGPVGIKVPVYGDYAVAAMANYCVGANLRETHTININHGRDFEFADVDDFRNANPGDTCCKCGGKYVITKGIEVGHIFKLGTKYSASMNATYLDKEGKRQPFIMGCYGIGVTRVAASAIEQNHDEKGIVWPVQLAPFKAVVTPLSVKEEDVVKNAEAIYNILNNMGLEPLLDDRDERAGVKFNDAELIGIPVRITVGKKTLERGCVEVTVRKTGVTEEVPVAECAHRVKDLLAELSGQI; from the coding sequence ATGAGATACAGCAGATTTTTCATACCTACCCTGCGTGAGGTTCCCGCTGAAGCCGAGGTCGTCAGCCATAAACTGATGCTCCGTGCGGGGATGATAAAAAAACTTGCATCGGGCATATACAGCTATCTGCCGCTGGGTCTCATGGTGATCCGCAAGGTTGAGGACGTTGTTCGCCGCTGTATGAACGAGGCGGGAGCCATCGAGCTTCTTATGCCCTCTGTCCAGCCCGCCGAGCTCTGGAAGGAATCCGGCCGCTGGAACTACTACGGCAAGGAGCTTCTGCGCATTAAAGACCGCCACGACAGAGATTTCTGCTATGGCCCCACCCACGAAGAGGTCATAACCGACATCGTCCGCAGCTATATCAGCTCATACAAAAACCTGCCTATAAATCTTTATCAGATACAGAATAAATTCCGTGACGAAGTTCGCCCCCGTTTCGGACTGATGAGAGGACGTGAGTTCTCGATGAAGGATGCCTACTCTTTCGACATGGACGACGCAGGCGCAAACCTGAGTTATGAGAAGATGTATAAGGCATACTGCGCAGTCTTTGAGGCATGCGGACTGAAATATAAGGTTGTCGAGGCCGACTCAGGCGCAATCGGCGGTTCATTCTCCCACGAGTTCATGGTTCTGGCCGAAACAGGCGAGGACTTTGTTATAAGCTGTGATTCATGTGACTATTCGGCCAACCTTGAAAAGGCCATCTGCGTGAACGATCATAAGAAATCCGGCGAAGAGCTTCTGCCCTCAGAGGACGTGGCCACCCCCAAGGCCAAAACCGTTGAAGAGGTTGCCGCTTTCCTCGGAATGCCCGCAGAGAAGATAGTGAAAACGATGATAGTCCGTGTGGATGAAAAACTGGTGGGCATCATGGTTCGGGGCGACCACGAGATGAACGAGGCGAAGGTTAAGAACTATTTCAATGCCTCTGTGGTCGAGCTGGCATCGCACGCCGAAATAGAAGAGGCAACAGGCGGCCCGCTGGGCTACTCAGGCCCTGTGGGAATAAAGGTTCCCGTTTACGGCGACTACGCCGTTGCGGCAATGGCAAACTACTGTGTCGGCGCAAACCTGCGTGAGACACACACAATAAACATCAACCACGGCAGAGACTTTGAATTTGCCGACGTCGACGACTTCCGCAACGCAAACCCCGGCGACACTTGCTGCAAATGCGGCGGAAAATATGTAATAACCAAAGGCATCGAGGTCGGGCACATCTTCAAGCTGGGAACAAAATACTCAGCATCAATGAACGCCACCTATCTGGACAAAGAGGGCAAAAGACAGCCCTTCATCATGGGATGCTACGGAATCGGCGTAACCCGTGTGGCTGCATCGGCAATCGAGCAGAACCACGACGAGAAAGGAATAGTGTGGCCTGTTCAGCTGGCTCCCTTCAAGGCTGTGGTCACTCCCCTCTCTGTAAAAGAGGAGGATGTGGTGAAAAATGCGGAAGCAATATACAATATTCTGAACAATATGGGACTTGAACCCCTCTTAGATGACAGGGACGAAAGAGCGGGCGTTAAATTCAACGACGCAGAGCTTATCGGTATCCCCGTCAGGATAACCGTGGGCAAAAAGACTCTGGAAAGAGGATGCGTCGAAGTCACCGTCAGAAAGACCGGAGTGACCGAGGAAGTTCCCGTTGCCGAGTGCGCTCACAGAGTAAAAGATTTGCTGGCGGAACTGTCAGGGCAAATTTAA
- a CDS encoding M23 family metallopeptidase, whose translation MKKKYTVMIFDESRLGEVKTRKLSGSLVAGVLAFSAVFAAVSGVGFYKLSQISKEKQVLLTYKNENEKLKNQIAGYENQMVVINDKLASVIELEEKVRGLASYGGKVPEKKQLAMGGKEIDPVEDIEKANEQKDKDYFKDLSNTLSSLGSDLEKRALSLTELADFLEKQKLVMSSTPSIWPAGGWISSRFGYRISPFTGRRVFHEGVDIAAKYGAPVRAAAKGTVIFSGRKNGYGKIVIIDHGFGYMTKYAHNSNMYVQAGQQVQKGERIAAVGSSGRSTGPHVHYEVLVNGVPVNPTRFIVGSR comes from the coding sequence ATGAAGAAAAAGTATACGGTCATGATTTTCGATGAGTCACGGCTCGGCGAAGTTAAGACACGTAAGCTCAGCGGCAGCCTTGTTGCCGGGGTTCTTGCGTTCAGCGCCGTTTTTGCCGCTGTCTCCGGTGTCGGATTCTACAAACTCAGCCAGATCAGTAAAGAAAAACAGGTTCTTCTCACATATAAAAACGAAAACGAAAAACTTAAGAACCAGATAGCAGGCTACGAAAACCAGATGGTGGTCATCAACGACAAACTGGCTTCCGTAATCGAGCTTGAAGAGAAGGTAAGAGGCCTCGCATCATACGGCGGCAAGGTTCCTGAAAAGAAACAGCTGGCAATGGGCGGAAAAGAGATCGACCCCGTTGAAGATATCGAAAAAGCCAACGAACAGAAAGACAAAGACTATTTTAAAGACCTTTCAAACACACTCTCCAGCCTCGGTTCTGACCTCGAAAAAAGAGCCCTCAGCCTGACAGAGCTGGCAGATTTCCTTGAAAAACAGAAGCTCGTTATGAGCTCAACCCCCTCCATCTGGCCCGCAGGCGGATGGATATCAAGCCGTTTCGGATACAGAATATCCCCCTTCACAGGCCGCAGGGTCTTCCATGAAGGTGTCGACATAGCCGCTAAATACGGCGCACCCGTCAGAGCTGCCGCAAAAGGTACGGTTATCTTTTCCGGACGCAAAAACGGATACGGCAAGATAGTTATCATCGACCACGGTTTCGGCTACATGACAAAATACGCACACAACAGCAACATGTACGTTCAGGCAGGACAGCAGGTTCAGAAGGGTGAGCGCATAGCGGCAGTCGGAAGCTCCGGCAGAAGCACAGGCCCCCACGTTCACTACGAAGTTCTGGTGAACGGTGTACCCGTCAACCCCACCCGCTTCATAGTGGGATCAAGATAA